Part of the Antechinus flavipes isolate AdamAnt ecotype Samford, QLD, Australia chromosome 2, AdamAnt_v2, whole genome shotgun sequence genome is shown below.
CCCTTGTCCACCTCGTTTACAAAATTCTGGTTCTTCTCTTCCGGATAAAGGACTACAGGGGGTGTGGCCCATTGCAACACAGACCTGCACACCAAAGAATTGTGATAGTGATGCCCCAAGGAAAGCTGCCTCTTTTATTTCTGTTCCTGTTCCTGTCCATCCTCCCTCTGTCCTCTGCCAAATGATCCCTGTGACTGGTCAAAGTGGTGGAATGGTTTCAGCTTTCTTGAAGTCCTCTTCCCAGACAAACCCAGCACCCATCAAGCCCATTTTACCCCAAACTGCTCCAGTCTCTCAGCCTGTCCTGATGGGAACATCGGTGCCTCAAGGAGCTGTTATGCTGGTCTTTCCCCAGGCTGCTCTCCCACAACCGGCATCTTGCCAACCAAATGTCATGACTCTAGGAAATACCAAGTTACTCCCTCTTGCCCCTGCACCAGTCTTCATCACTCCTAGTCAAAATTGTGTCCCTTCAATAGATTTTTCCCGAAGAAGAAACTATGTGTGTAACTTTCCAGGATGCCGGAAAACTTACTTCAAAAGTTCGCACCTCAAGGCCCATCTTCGTACTCACACTGGTgcgtatgtattttaaaaatgttcactGCTATCTAAATTTCAGGTCAAATGGTTAGGAAATTGCCCTAAATTTATTTTGATGGGAAAATGTGAACATATAGGAGAATGCTATATAACTTGTGTCTGACTTGTAGGTCTTGTGGGAATATATGATACTGAAAAATGATACTGAGGCAGTAGGGCATTCTGATTTAATTTTGTTAACCATTAGTAGCCGGATAAAAGCATAGAGTATAGATctgaggttcttaacctggaatctaTATATCCCTAAGAGGACCACGGAAAGATTTCTAGGACTCCATGAATTTggttaggaaaaaattaaattttcatttttactaaaCTCCAATTGAAACACTTAGcatattattcaattatttaaaaacattattctgtaaCCAAGTCCATTTGGCATCACCAATTAGCCAAAGAGGGCTCTGTGATAAAACAATTGTTAGAAGTATGGATTAGACTGATGcctgaagttccttccaaatcattttttattaatgttCCTAGGAGTTAGCAATTTTCAAAGTGGTACCAAAtaccattattgttgttattattattttaatataaattcacCATATATTAAATGCCTAGTTTGAGTATAGCACTGTGCTTGgtgttgggagagagaaaaatatataaaagatacaGGTCCCTACTCTCCGTGGAGCTCATTATAATTGATGATTCAGAATGTTTCAGATTCTCAAGGCTCTCATTATGATAGTTTTAGTACGGGAGTAGCTCCAATTGATAGGAATagtgaacagatttttttttttttttaatatacttgaTATATAGCACATGAAatgctgtttttttcttccaattaacTTATTGCCATCTTgtgaatattttgcattttagaaAGCGTACTCTTTGCAAAAACAGCCTATGtccaagaaccaaaaaaaaaaaaaaaaaaaatttaacaaaaataaggtaaaatgtCATTGATTTGGACATGAGCAGGAAAATCAGTCAAAATTAGACTTTTAAAAGGGCAGTGTAATTTTGTAATTTCATCATGTATATTTCATAGATCAGAGTTATTGGTGATTATCACTATGAAAGTACCAAGCCAAGCCcataaattgatttttataaatagatACAGCTAAAATGTTTAGGTGCAAATTCCTCTAAAAAATTTTGTGTAAGTAAATTCCTTCTGAGATGGTACCAAAATTCACCTCAGCTCAGCTTCTGTCTGAATGAACCCCACTGAATATGGAATTTATGATAATGAGGATTTGTTATACATGAAACCAGCATTCATCAGTGGCAGCAAGAAAGTGACAGAGGGTAGGAAGGAAATAACAATAAGCCCTCCTCTTGCTCTCTTCAACTTAATTAAAAACCTCTCCTTTGGAGCATATGCTTACATAGGAAAGTTCCACATCCCAATTAATGGTCCAACTGTTCAAATCATAATACTGCATTGGTAaatttttcacttaaattatttcaaaagcaCATTGTGTTCAGTTTGATAATTGTATTGAATACCAAGTTTTtcataagaaattaaaactttgattaagaataaatattttaggggcagctagatgatgcagtggatagagcaccagccttgaaatcgggaggacctgagtgcaagtctggcctcagacacttaacacttcctagtttgtgtgaccttgggcaagtcatttaaccccaattgcctcagcaaaaaaaaggactaaatattttatgttataagGATTTACAAGATTAGAAACTTCACAGCAGAAAGACATTTTGGGGATGATCTATTCtagttcttcattttacagatgggattGATCTATTCCAGCGTGCTCAATATTGTCCTACCCCAcctaacataaaaataataaagcaaaaaagagacTTCTCACAGTAATCAGACAGCAAGTCCAGCTGCTTAAAGCAGAATTagtaaatttattcattttcaatatGAATGAGCTTACTATTTTAACAGAGCCTTGGACTTAGAGTTGGAAAAGTTGAATTGTTTTGCTGTTAAGTTTTTTGTTACATcttctggtctcagtttcctccattgtaaaaggaGGTTGGTGGACTAGGGTAATCTCTAATATTCTTTTCAACTTTACAGTTAATAGCTTGGAACTGCGTCCCTGGTCTTTCATTCCTTTGGACATTCTCTATGCCTCTTATCTGAGGTACATAATTAAAGATACCGATTGAATAGCATTGGAGGACAGAAATTTTCCTGGGGGCATTTAAGCTAACTTAACTACAGGAGACTATTGTCTCCTTCTCCTGACTAGGTCTTAAAGACTGGAGGAAAACTTGGAAAAGTTCCTTaaaagacttttttgttttttgttgtgcTGTTGCAGTCTTGTCTAATACTTCATgtcctcatttgaagttttcttaacTAAGATATTGAagcagttggccatttccttctccagcttatttgacagacTAGGAAACCTGAAGCAAACAGTGAAATAATTTCCCCTTGGTCACGtggctagtatctgaggccagacttgatcTCAGGGAAATTGGTCCTCTTGCCTTTTAGGCCAGTGCTCCATTGTGACATCTTGTAGCGCTATTATAGATTTTAGCTGTTTTAAATGTAGTTTTACTGATCTCAGTGTCAGTTTTGCCAAAATTTGAAACTTTGGAATCTCAGAAACATAAAAAGTCTTGTTTTATGTTCAGACAACATTCTCAATcaaccagcaagcatttattgagcattttttGTTTAAGGAATGAAACAGGAGCATAAATAAATTCTTGCTTTCAAGGTGTTTCCAGTATATTTGAAGACACAAGATATAGTAACAGTATAAAAGATAACATACaaacaagaaacaacaaaaactagTCAGAAAGACTTGTCTTCCCACGTTCAAATccggcctctgacacttattagctgtgtaactctgggcaactcattttaactctgcttacctcagtttcattatttataaaatgagctgaagaagaaaatgataaactactattatgtttgtcaagaaaaccctatatTGGGGTTGTGAGAAGTCAAGATAAGGCTAAGATGAcccaacaaaaagaaagaatagtacTAGGATTAGGCAACTAAGGGATAGGGTAGATAGAATAATAGACTTGGAGTCCTGAATTCTGTTTTtgctatttactagctgtgtgaatcatTACCTAAGTGGGCAAATTGTTTTAACTTctcagcctcggtttcctcaactgtgaaacaAAGATGATAATAACCttccagggtggttgtgagggtcaaatgagagaatgtttttaaggtgctttataaatcttacaCTGCTGTTTAATTGCTAAATATTCTTCTTATTCTCCCCATTTCTGTTGGATAGCTGAGGGGAATTTGTATGTTATAACATAAAAAGCTAGATGTTGTCCTGTTCAAAGGgtttaatgctttcttttttcttttttctttttaacttgtaattttccccctttcctttctattcttagGAGAGAAGCCTTTCAACTGCAGCTGGGCAGGTTGTGATAAAAAATTTGCTCGCTCAGATGAACTTTCTCGACACCGAAGAACTCATacaggagaaaagaaatttgtgTGCCCTGTATGTGCTCGGCGTTTTATGCGAAGTGATCACTTGACAAAACATGCCCGACGTCACATGGCTGCCAAGAAGATCCCAAACTGGCAGGCCGAAGTGGGCAAATTAAACAGAATTGCTTcatcagagaagcctggaaataCTGGTGTATCTCTGAGCCCATTAGTCCCCCTGCCATCATGCTCTGCCTAAGGAATCATTCAGGACATAATCTGTGTCTGATATTTCCAGAAGGCCTTTTATTCAGAACGCTTACTATAATGACTAAAACACAGAATTGACATTTTTTCCTGGGTTTGGGGGCAGTTTCTGATGAAAGCATCTTgttaacacttttttttctttaattgaggCCCTGTTCACTATTACTCTTTTGTAGTTTGAGAAACTtggggggggttgtttgtttttaaaggaaagtgTTCAAAAAATTGATAATCTGAATCACCagcattgaaagaaaaaaacatcttAACCATGAAGTTTACAGAATCTTGACTCACTTAACCTttgtattcataattttttttacaaaatgttaCAGGGTACTAATTTTTATACTAGTGTTTCTATAAAGGTATTTATATCATAATTACTTTGCAAGCtgttttttattaataatgaaaaacattttttataattatcCAGCTTGGTAAATTTGGAACATCATCCAGGCAAAAGAAATCATTAGTTATAGTTCGTCCTCTTTAAGCCTAAGAATTGTTAAGACCTGTAAATAATTGACTGAGggccttttaaagaaaaaaaattgcaattacCTTTTCAAAACATTTCAAAAGTTTGTCTACTCATTTAAAGTAGATATCCTGAGCAACAAATATGGTTTGGGAATCTAAAATGTCAGGGGACCAAGACCTGCCAGTTTCATACAGAGTAGCCTATGTGCTGTTGAGTAAAAATCTGCCTCatactttaaattttcttcatatgAGACAGTTACTTTTATATTGAGATTGCAAACCATTCCCACTttcttacctctcagatctgaaAGGTGTGAAATCACTCATTTAAACACTTTGAATTTGATTCTCTCGATGGGTGGCCTTAGCATTTTTGTGTGTCTTGTGTAAATTGACCTTTTCTAGTAAATTGAAGTGACccattgaatgatttttttcctttctgttcacCAAAGAACTTTCCTTTAAACGTGAAATACGTGTGTCAATTGGCCAACTTTGATTCTTTAATTTCCTTACACATGAGGAGTAGAAAACAATAttgtaaatgtcagttataaaaataatttattattcaaCAGCTTTTGTAATTGGCTTGGGAAAATGAAAATGGTTTTTTGGAAGCAGCAAAGAAAAAGGTTTATAAATGGGAAGATAGGAAGGAGAAGATAGAGGTTAGTTGACTGTTTCCTTTGCAATTCACTGCTTaccatttgttaaatttttttttttttttttttttttttttgtggagaggGGGCACATATGTTTTCCAGAGCCTGGAGGAATTACTCTGTTTTGTCCATCAAGgcacaaaatcttttttgttaAGCATTGCACTGTAGTTCTAGACAATTAGACAATAGGGATTGCATTGTATGTTGCACTACTACTATAATTTAGGAAGCTTATGTATTTAGATTTTTACATATGAGCATAGTTATTGGCAGTTtacctttataaaaattatgGTAAATTGAAATGTTAATTTTTGTGTTACAAAGTTTTGTGCCTAGCTTTTTTGATGTTAAGGCCGTTATTCAATGATATTCAGCTATTCCAACCCCATCTACTCACCCCCTCACTATCATTAGTGATCTTTATACTACCTAATGTCACTATATTATTTAACCTGTATGTAAGTGATGTGATTGGAATTTACCTATTAGACTGTTTTGATACAGTTGTAGAGGTTTTGATACAGTTATAAAAGTACCAAtttcatatgtttttattttttttaattttttctcccccAACCCTTCACTTCCAAATCTACTACAGTAGCACCAGCTAGCTACTAAGTCAGCATCTAAAATTTCTTGACTGTCTATTCTCTTTAAGGCTCCCGATTTGTGTATTTTTCCTAATAGGACATACAAAATTATGAGTCTTATTATTAATACCCCAGAGTATGGATggattcaagggaattaatttttcattGGTTGAAATTTTCAGATTGTTTCATTACCCTGAGAAAAAGGACTTAATGGTTGACTCTTTAAGACATACACACAAATTTTAGTTGTGCTGAAAGTGGTTTTTTGTAGCTATGCTTTCATTCTTGAATTAAGCTGGAAAAGCTATAGAAGTACCCTTAGTAAAATTTCTTggttctcttatttcttttgtccCTTTTTGAATATATAGGGTTGGGAAGCAAGTCCCTCATGAAGAGAAGTTAATCCATGAATCagaactttttgttattttttctaggttcaGAGGCCTTCATCTGAAATCTCTGGGTATTATGGATTGAGAATGATGAGGCAAATTTTCCCTGTGCACTTTATTGCCTGAGtaatttctcttgattttttgaGCCTTTTTTTTACGTTccaagaataaaatgtaaaatgtttcataattgtttttataACAGATTTTTCAAACTATTATTTAATGAAACTGTAATGTAACTTTTTCCTTTGAATCATATAAAACTTTTGAATTGCAagttgtatgttttctttttattatgtagGATCAATATTTTACATTCAGTATTTGTCATAGGAAAAAACTTCAAATTCCTCTGTGACTTTGAATCCCAATATAGACCCTTcacaaaaacaaagattttggAATCTTGTTTTGCTTAGTATCTTTTAGCATCTCTGGAAGCTTCatcctgatgaaaaaaaatatatgagcaAAGTTGTTTCTGTATTGGGAAACCCAGAAATCTTCCTAACTTTTGAAAGTAGAATGGTAACTTGGTGGCCAAAAATCAGAAATGAGTTTGACTAAAGTTCTCTGGGATCGAGATGGGTAGTCACTGTCTTGTCTTAACTTCATGTCTTACATTCTTTGACTTGATatttgaagaatgaagaaaatttccCAAAAGTAGAGTATCACAGTATTGTAGGGAAGAGGGTCAAGAATCAGTACAGTCTCTTTCTAAAACTCAGATAGTTACTGCAAAATGAAAGTGAggtggagggggggagagggagggagaagagaagcaaTATTTGATGCAGTTGGTTGGGAAAATAAGTCAGTTTAGAGATTAGTTTTAATCGGATCTCCTCTTGAATTCTGCTCTAGGATCGTTGCCAGGACTTTCAGAGGATGTGAAACTAATTTTCTCTGTGAGAATCCTATATTCATATTCATTAGTTTCTCTTGGCTCTGGTAGGACAGAAGGGGTTAGATATTCTCTTCTGCCAGCTGAGTGTTTCAACAAAGTGATATGTTGTGatgaattactttttttctaagaATGAAAAATACAAGGATTGTAGGATTTGATGGTGTTGGAAAGTACCACAAAGATCATCTAATTCTATcctttcattttgaagatgagaataTTAAGGCAGGAAAGTTACATGTCTGAGGTCTTCTAGACAgtaagccaacaagcatttattttacaTCAACTTCATTCATGGTGTTATGCTGAATGCTAAGCATACAGAGAGCCAAAAGACAAGTCCCTCCTCAAGGAGTTCCTACTAGggggaaaacaactttgaaacaatgatgtacaaataagatatatagtaTAAATTAGGGAGAAATCAACAGAAAAAAGGCACTATCATTAAGGACAACTTGTAGAAGCtggaatagtttatatttttttaaattggcaaaATTTTTATCCTCTCCCAACtatgttgagaaagaaagaaaaaataaaatccctgtTATaagcagtcaagcaaaacaaaattttacattaGTTATGTCCAAAAAAATAGTTGTAAAGGACTCTGAGTCTTTCACCTTTATATCAGGTGTtaggtagcatgtttcattatcAATCCCC
Proteins encoded:
- the KLF11 gene encoding Krueppel-like factor 11, which gives rise to MHTTGTASQGDASAADIMDICESILERKRHDSERSTCSVLEQTDMEAVEALVCMSSWGQRSQKSDLLKIRPLTPVSDSGDFTALHSEAAVSELPKDFHSLSTLCMTPPHSPDLLEPSASLLLPSHVTASQTKAGPANTSIYSAPSANTASVLVAKLSRMKMELGLPSQKAEVPEPASLQPYKAMVTSVIRHTGDSSASSHIPATQGEMEGISGNRNSIGLKETHHSGISEAFQALHLESGLNRVNLIPCPPRLQNSGSSLPDKGLQGVWPIATQTCTPKNCDSDAPRKAASFISVPVPVHPPSVLCQMIPVTGQSGGMVSAFLKSSSQTNPAPIKPILPQTAPVSQPVLMGTSVPQGAVMLVFPQAALPQPASCQPNVMTLGNTKLLPLAPAPVFITPSQNCVPSIDFSRRRNYVCNFPGCRKTYFKSSHLKAHLRTHTGEKPFNCSWAGCDKKFARSDELSRHRRTHTGEKKFVCPVCARRFMRSDHLTKHARRHMAAKKIPNWQAEVGKLNRIASSEKPGNTGVSLSPLVPLPSCSA